Proteins encoded by one window of Paenibacillus urinalis:
- a CDS encoding SDR family oxidoreductase: MLRQPNLKGKIAVITGAGSGIGRAAALQLADEGVKVCLLDLDLDHVNNVKAHIEESGGEAIALKCDINSTYDIKQGIRTASEHWGGLDIVFANAGIAGEMAPIETMNEEDWDRTIHTNLRGTFLSLKHAIPFMKEHGGSIIITSSVSGNRIFSQPGYTAYSTSKAGQIALMKMAALELAQYKIRVNAICPGAIKTHIGDSIHSSTDIKDIEIPVQYPEGDQPLEHGPGQPEQIAELVTFLASDLSSHITGTEIYIDGAESLLK; this comes from the coding sequence ATGTTAAGGCAACCTAACCTAAAGGGTAAAATTGCGGTAATTACTGGCGCCGGCTCTGGTATAGGTCGTGCAGCAGCTCTGCAGCTCGCGGACGAAGGCGTGAAGGTATGTCTGTTAGATCTTGATCTGGATCATGTGAACAACGTGAAGGCACATATTGAGGAATCCGGGGGTGAAGCTATAGCTCTCAAGTGCGATATCAATTCGACTTATGACATCAAGCAGGGAATTCGCACGGCAAGCGAACATTGGGGAGGACTTGATATTGTGTTTGCCAACGCGGGGATCGCCGGAGAAATGGCTCCTATTGAAACAATGAATGAGGAGGATTGGGACCGTACAATCCATACCAATTTAAGAGGAACGTTCCTGTCGCTTAAGCATGCCATTCCCTTCATGAAAGAGCATGGAGGCAGCATTATTATTACAAGCTCAGTTAGCGGTAACCGTATTTTCTCTCAGCCTGGCTATACGGCTTACAGCACGTCTAAAGCGGGACAAATTGCACTCATGAAGATGGCTGCGCTCGAGCTGGCACAGTACAAAATTCGCGTGAACGCAATATGCCCAGGGGCGATTAAAACCCATATTGGAGATTCCATACACAGCTCCACGGATATCAAGGACATTGAGATCCCCGTCCAGTATCCTGAAGGTGATCAGCCTCTGGAGCATGGACCGGGTCAACCTGAGCAGATTGCAGAATTAGTGACTTTCCTCGCTTCCGACTTATCCTCACATATTACCGGAACCGAGATTTATATTGATGGAGCGGAGTCGCTTCTTAAATAA